From Rutidosis leptorrhynchoides isolate AG116_Rl617_1_P2 chromosome 3, CSIRO_AGI_Rlap_v1, whole genome shotgun sequence, a single genomic window includes:
- the LOC139902481 gene encoding probable disease resistance protein At4g27220, with the protein MEIAAKVIEKVMDLTCVVAKREIGYMWNCEQRVQNYRNEVQKLEEMKGRIQQKKQIAKDKGDTLVVRVEDWVNDADTRISTAREFLTEEANAKKTCFGIGLCGNWSTLHHYGKMATQTIAPLTELQVRGTTYDNCEIAIDTRAPRQLDVYQNKNLDGITTQNSALGDIIAAIEDESVQIIGIYGVGGVGKTTLAKEVNSRVKSMFADVAFTTVSKSFDVEKILKDTEIARKRIMKGEKILIILDDVWEEEFNLDKLCIPCGIQLKNCKILLTSRSKKVCENMNAQSVIRVKSLPHEEAWILFKNVVGDRLETDTDLASVAREVAKECGGLPLVIDVIGKTLKNKGISSWKATLTQLQKNALKNKDVNAAIETVYDRLKLSYDYLKNEAQWCFLQCSVFPEDCNILVEDLVLYRVGLEKSKEIESIEDVRSTVQNAVNILMSYGLLLDAAKGDDDSKYYIRMHDVCRDMALLIANEGSTNHFLVMAWKGLTEWLPRNNIQQSYTGISLMYNRISKLPEDNISFPNLEAAYLQGNYLESISDEFIEGIKNGVLDLANNEISSLPQSLARLSQLRMLNLEGNNSICEISIIGELKGLEILILNSTDIEEVPECIGQLVNLRRLEVIDCKKLSGIPPDVISKLRRLEELRIQFPVHCKEVHECLVAVNCLSKLTSLVLKVPSLRDIPEAFNFDKLKVFAINIGRDDSFEYPWTSERLLALNMENHVFPILRMQKLIEVSRPNNISLSEIENFNNVIPDLDEELFNNTERICLDSCKNVTCVVDTCDWGGNANEKFLREVKDLTLIDLDKLEVLWKCPDEFISLTNLVNLHISRCGKLVRLFPLSVAKGLVSLKEVYVGCCINLEEVSWGETETDEVVFPCLTTIRLVGLYEVNSFYSGSCSSIRYPSLVKVELIGCLKMEMWGHGSHETPKLKFVEDVPLDGHYSINDAVVKVSMAQKANQELKNKKRR; encoded by the exons ATGGAAATCGCAGCGAAGGTCATCGAAAAAGTTATGGACTTGACGTGTGTTGTTGCCAAGAGGGAGATTGGTTACATGTGGAATTGCGAACAACGTGTTCAAAATTATAGAAATGAAGTTCAAAAGCTCGAAGAGATGAAAGGGAGGATTCAACAAAAAAAACAAATAGCCAAAGATAAAGGAGATACACTCGTGGTTCGTGTGGAAGACTGGGTCAACGATGCTGATACTAGAATTTCAACGGCCCGAGAATTTCTTACAGAAGAAGCTAACGCAAAGAAGACTTGCTTTGGAATAGGTTTGTGTGGTAACTGGAGCACTCTTCATCATTACGGTAAGATGGCAACACAGACGATTGCTCCTCTTACGGAGCTCCAGGTACGTGGCACGACTTATGACAATTGTGAGATTGCGATTGATACTCGTGCACCTCGCCAACTAGATGTCTACCAAAACAAGAATCTTGATGGTATTACTACCCAAAATTCAGCTTTGGGGGATATCATTGCAGCTATTGAAGATGAAAGCGTACAAATTATCGGAATCTATGGTGTAGGAGGTGTAGGAAAAACTACATTGGCCAAGGAAGTTAATTCAAGAGTAAAGAGTATGTTTGCTGATGTTGCATTTACAACTGTCTCTAAAAGTTTTGATGTTGAAAAGATCCTAAAGGATACTGAAATTGCAAGAAAGCGAATTATGAAAGGTGAGAAGATTCTAATCATATTAGATGATGTGTGGGAGGAGGAATTCAATTTAGATAAATTGTGCATTCCGTGTGGTATCCAACTCAAGAACTGCAAAATTTTATTGACATCTAGAAGCAAAAAGGTGTGTGAGAATATGAATGCTCAGAGTGTAATCCGTGTGAAGTCTTTGCCACATGAAGAGGCATGGATTCTTTTCAAAAATGTTGTTGGTGACAGATTGGAGACCGACACCGATTTGGCTTCAGTTGCAAGGGAGGTTGCTAAAGAATGCGGTGGATTGCCACTGGTCATTGACGTGATTGGAAAAACTTTGAAAAACAAAGGTATCAGTTCATGGAAGGCAACTTTAACTCAGTTACAGAAAAATGCTTTGAAAAACAAAGATGTCAATGCAGCAATAGAAACGGTATATGACCGTTTGAAGCTAAGCTATGATTATCTTAAAAATGAAGCGCAATGGTGCTTCTTACAGTGTAGTGTTTTCCCGGAAGACTGTAATATCTTGGTGGAAGACTTGGTACTTTACAGGGTAGGTTTGGAAAAGTCTAAGGAGATTGAAAGCATAGAGGATGTGAGAAGCACTGTTCAAAATGCAGTGAATATCCTCATGTCTTATGGTTTGTTGTTGGATGCAGCTAAGGGGGATGATGATTCAAAATACTACATCAGAATGCATGATGTTTGCCGTGATATGGCATTATTAATTGCAAATGAAGGTAGTACAAATCATTTTCTGGTGATGGCTTGGAAAGGTTTGACTGAATGGTTGCCAAGAAACAACATCCAACAAAGTTACACGGGGATCTCGTTGATGTACAATAGAATAAGTAAGCTTCCTGAAGATAATATTAGCTTCCCAAATCTTGAAGCTGCCTATTTGCAGGGTAATTATTTGGAATCTATTTCTGATGAATTTATTGAAGGAATAAAAAACGGAGTTTTAGATTTGGCTAATAATGAGATCTCATCCCTCCCACAGTCATTAGCTAGGCTCTCACAACTTCGCATGCTCAATCTTGAGGGAAATAATTCTATATGTGAAATTAGTATAATAGGTGAGTTGAAAGGCCTTGAGATTCTAATTCTCAATTCTACTGATATCGAAGAAGTTCCTGAATGTATTGGTCAATTGGTTAACTTAAGGCGGCTTGAAGTTATAGATTGTAAAAAGCTATCTGGTATACCACCAGATGTCATTTCGAAGCTCAGGCGGCTGGAAGAGTTACGCATTCAATTCCCGGTCCATTGCAAAGAAGTTCACGAGTGTCTTGTTGCGGTGAACTGTTTGTCGAAGCTCACATCTTTGGTATTAAAAGTGCCAAGTCTTCGTGACATTCCTGAAGCTTTTAATTTTGATAAACTCAAAGTATTTGCAATTAATATCGGAAGGGATGATAGTTTTGAGTACCCTTGGACTTCAGAACGTCTTCTAGCTTTGAACATGGAGAATCATGTGTTTCCAATCTTACGGATGCAAAAGCTAATTGAGGTAAGTCGTCCTAATAACATAAGTCTAAGTGAAATAGAAAACTTTAATAACGTCATACCGGACCTAGATGAAGAACTTTTCAATAATACAGAACGTATTTGTTTGGATAGCTGTAAGAATGTTACATGTGTAGTGGATACATGTGATTGGGGAGGGAAtgcaaatgaaaagtttttaagggAAGTTAAAGACTTGACTTTGATAGACCTAGATAAGTTAGAGGTTCTATGGAAATGCCCAGATGAATTTATAAGTCTAACTAACCTAGTCAACCTTCACATTTCTCGTTGTGGTAAGTTAGTAAGACTATTTCCATTGAGTGTCGCGAAAGGTCTTGTCTCACTGAAGGAGGTCTACGTTGGATGTTGTATAAATCTGGAGGAGGTGAGTTGGGGTGAAACTGAAACGGATGAAGTTGTCTTCCCTTGCCTTACCACTATTAGGTTAGTTGGCTTATATGAAGTCAATAGCTTCTACTCGGGCAGTTGTAGTAGCATCAGATATCCATCATTAGTGAAAGTAGAATTAATTGGTTGTCTTAAAATGGAGATGTGGGGACATGGAAGCCATGAAACACCCAAGCTCAAGTTTGTGGAAGATGTACCACTTGATGGACATTATTCCATTAATGATGCCGTTGTCAAAGTCAGTATGGCACAAAAAGCTAATCAG GAACTTAAGAACAAGAAGAGAAGATAA